One stretch of Dehalococcoidales bacterium DNA includes these proteins:
- a CDS encoding TIGR00725 family protein, with protein MTAQNKKRVAVIGGSQPTAEEAALAEEVGRELARQGIVLICGGLGGVMEAACRGASEEGGVTIGILPGDTADMANPYVQIPIVTGIGYARNISVVKSARAVIAVGGSYGTLSEIAHARQGGIPVIGLKTWKIARNNQPDNSIITAES; from the coding sequence ATGACCGCACAAAACAAGAAACGCGTTGCCGTCATCGGCGGGTCACAGCCCACCGCGGAAGAAGCCGCGCTCGCTGAGGAGGTAGGCCGTGAGCTGGCCAGACAGGGAATCGTCCTGATCTGCGGCGGCCTGGGTGGTGTCATGGAAGCCGCCTGCCGCGGGGCGAGCGAGGAGGGCGGGGTAACCATCGGCATTCTCCCCGGGGACACTGCGGATATGGCTAACCCCTACGTCCAGATTCCCATAGTCACCGGAATCGGCTATGCCCGCAATATCTCCGTGGTCAAATCAGCCCGGGCAGTCATCGCCGTTGGCGGCAGCTACGGCACCCTCTCTGAAATCGCCCACGCCCGGCAAGGCGGTATTCCGGTCATCGGGCTGAAGACCTGGAAGATAGCCAGAAATAACCAGCCGGACAACTCAATCATCACCGCCGAGAGT